The following proteins come from a genomic window of Populus alba chromosome 12, ASM523922v2, whole genome shotgun sequence:
- the LOC118049038 gene encoding uncharacterized protein, producing the protein MATIDEPLYPIAVLIDELKNEDIQLRLNSIRRLSTIARALGEERTRKELIPFLSENNDDDDEVLLAMADELGVFIPYVGGVEYANVLLPPLETLCTVEETCVRDKSVESLCRIGTQMIEQDLVDHFIPLVKRLAAGEWFTARVSSCGLFHIAYPSAPETLKTELRALYSQLCQDDMPMVRRSAATNLGKFAATVEPVHLKTDIMSIFEDLTQDDQDSVRLLAVEGCAALGKLLEPQDCVAHILPVIVNFSQDKSWRVRYMVANQLYELCEAVGPEPTRSDLVPAYVRLLRDNEAEVRIAAAGKVTKFCRILNPELAIQHILPCVKDLSTDSSQHVRSALASVIMGMAPVLGKDATIEQLLPIFLSLLKDEFPDVRLNIISKLDQVNQVIGIDLLSQSLLPAIVELAEDRHWRVRLAIIEYIPLLASQLGVGFFDDKLGALCMQWLKDKVYSIRDAAANNVKRLAEEFGPDWAMQHIVPQVLDLINNPHYLYRMTILHAVSLLSPVMGSEITCSQLLPIVINASKDRVPNIKFNVAKVLQSLIPIVDQSVVEKTIRPCLVELSEDPDVDVRFFATQALQSSDHVMMST; encoded by the exons ATGGCGACGATCGACGAGCCTCTATACCCGATCGCCGTTCTAATCGACGAGTTAAAAAACGAGGACATTCAGCTCCGATTGAACTCAATTCGTCGCCTTTCTACCATCGCTCGTGCCCTCGGCGAGGAGCGAACTCGCAAGGAATTAATTCCTTTCCTAAGCGAGAAtaacgacgacgacgacgaagTGCTTCTCGCTATGGCTGATGAATTAGGAGTTTTTATTCCCTATGTTGGCGGTGTTGAGTATGCCAATGTGCTGCTTCCTCCTCTCGAGACGCTTTGCACCGTCGAGGAAACTTGTGTTAGAGATAAATCAGTCGAGTCTTTGTGTAGAATCGGAACACAGATGATAGAGCAAGACTTAGTCGACCATTTTATTCCGCTCGTCAAG AGATTGGCAGCGGGTGAATGGTTTACTGCACGGGTTTCGTCATGTGGTTTGTTTCATATTGCTTATCCCAGTGCTCCAGAGACTTTAAAGACTGAATTACGAGCCCTATACAGTCAGCTTTGTCAAGATGATATGCCCATGGTTCGTAGATCTGCTGCCACTAATCTAGGAAAGTTTGCTGCTACTGTTGAGCCTGTTCATTTGAAGACTGATATCATGTCTATATTTGAGGATTTGACTCAGGATG ATCAAGATTCTGTTCGATTATTGGCTGTTGAGGGTTGTGCAGCTCTTGGAAAATTGCTGGAACCCCAAGATTGTGTGGCGCATATCCTTCCAGTCATAGTTAATTTCTCACAG GATAAGTCTTGGCGTGTTCGCTACATGGTTGCAAATCAATTGTATGAGCTCTGTGAAGCTGTTGGTCCTGAGCCTACCAG GTCTGACCTGGTTCCTGCATATGTTCGGCTACTTCGTGATAATGAAGCTGAAGTACGTATAGCTGCAGCAGGAAAAGTAACTAAGTTTTGCAGGATTTTGAATCCAGAACTTGCAATTCAGCATATTCTTCCTTGTGTAAAA GATTTATCCACAGATTCATCCCAACATGTTCGTTCTGCTTTGGCTTCTGTTATAATGGGAATGGCTCCTGTTTTGGGGAAG GATGCAACAATTGAGCAGCTGCTTCcaattttcctctctctcttgaaAGATGAATTTCCTGATGTTAGATTGAATATTATCAGCAAACTTGATCAAGTCAATCAG GTGATTGGAATTGATTTGCTTTCCCAATCTCTATTGCCAGCAATTGTGGAGCTTGCAGAGGATAGACATTGGAGAGTTCGGCTTGCAATTATAGAATACATACCATTGCTGGCAAGTCAGTTGGGAGTAGGGTTTTTCGATGATAAGCTTGGTGCTCTGTGCATGCAATGGTTGAAAGATAAG GTTTACTCAATTCGTGATGCAGCTGCTAACAATGTGAAGCGCCTTGCTGAAGAATTTGGCCCAGATTGGGCAATGCAGCACATAGTTCCTCAG GTTTTGGACCTGATTAACAACCCACACTATCTGTATCGGATGACCATTTTACATGCAGTTTCTCTACTCTCTCCTGTAATGGGGTCGGAAATTACCTGTTCCCAGCTTCTTCCGATTGTCATCAATGCATCAAAAGACAG GGTACCCAACATCAAATTTAATGTGGCTAAGGTGTTGCAATCACTTATTCCTATAGTTGATCAGTCT GTGGTGGAGAAGACAATTCGTCCATGTTTGGTTGAGCTAAGTGAGGACCCAGATGTTGATGTAAGATTCTTTGCTACTCAAGCACTACAGTCAAGTGATCATGTCATGATGTCTACCTAG